The following proteins are encoded in a genomic region of Corylus avellana chromosome ca4, CavTom2PMs-1.0:
- the LOC132179249 gene encoding endoglucanase 8-like produces the protein MARNALSFPASVAALRVLTLLLVFLPLRPLAARHDYYNALRKSILFFEGQRSGRLPPDQRVRWRKDSALHDGATAGVDLTGGYYDAGDNVKFGFPMAFTTTLLSWSVIDFGRNMGPELRNAVRAVKWGTDYLLKATAVPDVVYVQVGDAYSDHNCWERPEDMDTLRTVYKVDRAHPGSDVAGETAAALAAASIVFRSRDPAYSRLLLSRAIRVFEFADKYRGAYSSSLHPAVCPFYCDVNGYQDELLWAAAWLHKASRMREYREYIARNEVILRAGDTINEFGWDNKHAGINVLISKEVLRGRAEYFESFLQNADGFICSLLPGISHPQVQYSPGGLIYKAGGSNMQHVTSLSFLLLAYSNYLSHANKAVPCGETSATPALLKRLAKRQVDYILGDNPMGMSYMVGYGSRYPRRIHHRGSSLPSVEAHPARIACKAGSRYYQTPNPNPNLLVGAVVGGPNISDAFPDSRPIFQQSEPTTYINAPLVGLLAFFSAHP, from the exons ATGGCGCGCAATGCTCTCTCTTTCCCGGCGAGTGTTGCCGCACTTCGCGTCCTTACCCTCCTCCTCGTCTTCCTCCCTCTCCGTCCACTCGCCGCCCGCCACGACTACTACAATGCGCTTAGGAAAAGCATCCTCTTCTTCGAAGGCCAACGATCGGGGAGGCTCCCCCCAGATCAACGTGTTCGATGGCGCAAAGACTCAGCCTTGCACGACGGAGCCACCGCCGGG GTTGACTTAACGGGTGGGTACTACGACGCCGGAGACAATGTGAAGTTCGGGTTCCCAATGGCCTTTACGACGACGTTGCTGTCGTGGAGCGTCATAGATTTTGGGAGGAACATGGGGCCGGAGCTGAGGAACGCCGTCAGGGCCGTCAAATGGGGGACGGATTACCTCTTGAAGGCAACGGCGGTGCCTGACGTCGTTTACGTCCAGGTGGGTGACGCGTACTCCGATCACAACTGCTGGGAGCGGCCAGAAGACATGGATACGCTTCGAACGGTGTATAAGGTGGATAGGGCCCACCCTGGATCTGACGTGGCTGGCGAAACAGCTGCTGCCTTGGCCGCTGCGTCCATTGTATTCAGGTCACGTGACCCGGCTTACTCTAGATTGCTTCTCAGTCGTGCCATCAGG GTGTTCGAGTTCGCTGACAAGTACCGGGGAGCGTACAGCTCGAGCTTGCACCCTGCGGTGTGCCCTTTTTACTGCGACGTTAACGGTTACCAG gaCGAGTTGCTTTGGGCAGCGGCGTGGTTACACAAGGCGTCAAGGATGCGCGAGTACAGAGAGTACATAGCTAGGAACGAGGTGATATTAAGAGCCGGAGACACCATCAATGAGTTCGGTTGGGATAACAAGCATGCTGGGATTAATGTGCTAATTTCCAAG gAAGTGTTGAGGGGAAGGGCAGAATATTTCGAGTCCTTCCTGCAGAATGCAGATGGGTTTATCTGTTCTTTATTGCCTGGAATTTCTCATCCTCAAGTCCAATATTCTCCAG GTGGGCTGATCTATAAGGCTGGAGGGAGTAACATGCAGCATGTAACGTCTCTGTCTTTCCTGCTTCTAGCCTATTCTAATTATCTAAGCCACGCCAATAAGGCTGTGCCATGTGGCGAGACATCAGCCACCCCTGCTCTGCTAAAACGACTTGCCAAACGTCAG GTGGACTACATTCTTGGGGATAATCCAATGGGAATGTCGTACATGGTCGGATATGGATCACGATACCCACGGAGGATACACCATCGGGGCAGCTCACTGCCATCAGTGGAGGCCCACCCGGCCCGCATTGCTTGCAAAGCAGGGTCTCGGTACTACCAAACTCCAAATCCGAACCCCAATCTACTGGTTGGGGCCGTAGTGGGTGGGCCCAATATCTCAGATGCCTTCCCTGACTCCAGGCCGATCTTTCAGCAATCCGAGCCCACAACGTACATCAACGCGCCGCTGGTGGGCCTGCTCGCCTTCTTTTCCGCCCATCCTTGA